CTGTAGTATCGTATGGAAGCGGATGATCATAATCTTTATCCGGCCCTTTTACATCAAGCTCATAACTATTTTTCTCTTTGTCAAAAGATAATTGGTTAAAATCTTTTGTCTCTCCTAAGTCAGAATTATGAAGTTTATCTCCAGATCCTTTATCTTCACCTGCATTATTTGCGTCTGTAACCATAGCTTAATGTTTTATGTCAATATAACGTTACTTAATCTTCATTTGTTTTGGTAATTTACGCGAAAATGAGGCTATAAACTCAAAATTTATATCTTTGTTTTTTTATAAAGTTAAAATTGAAACCATAATATGTCTGTACAAAAAATTAAAGTAGACCAGCCAGTTGTAGAGTTAGATGGTGATGAGATGACCCGTATCATCTGGAAATTCATTAAGGATAAACTGATTTTACCTTATCTTGATCTTGATATTAAATATTATGATCTTGGTATAGAATACCGTGATGAGACTAATGATCAGGTAACTATTGATTCAGCTGAAGCCATTAAAAAATACGGTGTAGGTATTAAATGTGCTACCATTACTCCTGATGAAGACCGCGTAAAAGAATTTAATTTAAAACAAATGTGGAAATCACCAAACGGAACCATCCGTAATATCTTAGATGGTACTGTTTTCCGTGAGCCAATTGTGATGAGCAATGTTCCCCGTTTAGTGCCAAACTGGACTGCACCGATCTGTATCGGCCGTCATGCTTTTGGTGACCAATACCGTGCTACTGATTTAGTAACTAAAGGAAAAGGTAAATTAACCCTGACATTCACTCCTGAAGATGGTGGTGAGGTTCAGTCATTTGATGTATATAACTTCAAAGGTGACGGTGTTGCTTTAGCAATGTACAACACTGATGAGAGTATCCGTGGTTTTGCACATGCTTGTTTCAACCAGGCATTAATCAAAAAATGGCCTTTATATTTATCTACAAAAAATACTATTCTTAAAAAATATGATGGCCGTTTCAAAGATATCTTCCAGGAGATTTATGAAAATGACTTCTTAGCTAAATTTAAAGAAGCTGGTATTACTTATGAGCACCGTCTGATCGATGACATGGTAGCTTCTGCCTTGAAATGGAACGGTAACTTTGTTTGGGCTTGTAAAAACTATGACGGAGACGTTCAATCTGATACAGTTGCACAAGGATTTGGTTCATTAGGCTTAATGACTTCAGTATTGGTTACTCCAGATGGAAAAACTATGGAAGCTGAAGCAGCGCATGGTACAGTGACTCGTCACTACCGTGATCATCAGGCTGGTAAACCAACTTCTACAAACCCTATTGCTTCTATCTTTGCATGGACAAGAGGATTGGAATTCCGTGGAGTGTTAGATAACAATCAACCATTAATCAACTTCTGTCACGCTTTAGAGCAGGTTTGTATTGAAACTGTTGAAAGCGGTAAAATGACTAAAGATTTAGCTGTTTGTATCCATGGTAACAAAGTAGAACATGGTACACACTACTTATATACTGAAGAATTCTTAGCTGCGATTGATGAGAACTTACAATCGAAACTAGCTTAATTACTGAAGTAGTCTAATTTTTATTTTAAAAAGTCCTGTTCTTTATTGAGCAGGACTTTTTTTTTAAGCACCATATAGCTAAAACAATTTTAATAGCTAAATTCACAACTACATTGCACTATATATTTTTCCTGAAACATCCTTTCAATTAACTTGTTAACAAAATAGCTTTAGCAAGCTGCTGAATATTATAAAAATATATAAACCAAAAAACCATATTCCAATGAAAAGATATCTTCTGCTGCTGAGTACTGTACCCTTTATGATTTCTTGTAATTCACAGACAAAAAAGAATACAACAAAGACAGATACAACCATTAATGATACGACTACAAATGCCTTGAACCTGCCAGTACCAGATACCGGTGCTTCCAAAACCAAATTCAGTAAGGTCATAGGCTGGCCGGCAGATAAGACACCTGTAGCACCAGCAGGATTTACGGTAACCAGGTTTGCAGGAAATATTAAAAGCCCAAGGAATATTTATGTCGCTCCTAACGGTGATATACTGGTTGTGCTTTCCAATTCTGAGCGCAATACCAAAGAGAAAATTGCCAATGCCCTGAGCGGTAAAGACAAAGCAGAAGTAAGCGGTTCAAGTGCAAATACGGTACTCCTGTTCAGAGATACCAATAAAGATGGTAAGTTTGATTTACAGACCACTTTTTTATCCGGACTTGATCAGCCTTATGGTGTATTGATTATTGGTAATTCATTTTACGTAGCCAACACAGATGGTTTATATGTATACCCTTATAAAACTGGTGACACTAAAATTACTGCAAAAGGCAAGAAGATTGTGGAACTGCCAGCTGGTGGTTATAACAATCACTGGACAAGAAACCTGATTACAAATGCAGACCATTCTAAAATCTATATTACCGTAGGGTCAGGAAGTAATGCAGGCGAGAATGGAATGGAACATGAAGTACGCCGGGCTAATATACTGGAGGTCAACCCTGATGGGACAGGCGAAAAAATATACGCAGCAGGATTAAGAAATCCGGTAGGCGTGGCCTGGGCTCCTGTGACCAATGCCTTATGGACTGCTGTAAATGAGCGTGATGGTCTTGGAGACGATCTGGTACCTGATTATATTACGAGTGTTAAACCAGGTGGATTTTATGGCTGGCCATATTCTTATTACGGTCAGAATGAAGATCCGAGATTGAAAGGTCAGCATCCTGAACTGGTTAAATCTGCCCTTATTCCTGATTTAGCAGTTGGTTCACATACTGCATCATTAGGGCTGGCATTTTATACCGCTAAAAATTTTCCTGAAAAATATCAGAACGGGGCTTTCATTGGTCAGCACGGCTCCTGGAACCGCTCAGTATTAGCAGGCTATAAAGTTGCTTTTGTCCCTTTTAAAAATGGGAAACCAGCCGGAAAATTAGAAGACTTCCTAACTGGTTTCATCGCAGATGAAGCTAAAGGTGAAGTTTATGGCCGTCCCGTTGGTGTAGCTGTCGCTAATGATGGTGCCCTATTGGTTGCGGATGATGTAAGTGGTGTGGTTTGGAGAGTTGCAGCCAAATAGATGAAGCAATTAATTACGTTTCCAATGCTGGTATTAACTTTAACAGGCTTTAGCCAAATTAAACCAGATACGGCAAAGAAACTTGAAGAGGTTGTTATTCGTCCTTACTTTTCTGCACAGCCCTTGTTAAGAACAACAGGGGCTGTTGCTATTTTAGACAAAAAAGCGCTGGATCAGCAACCTAACAGTTCCTTAGTCACTGCTGTAAATACTATATCAGGAGTGCGCATGGAGGAACGTTCTCCGGGAAGTTACAGGTTATCTATCAGGGGGAGTTTATTACGTTCTCCTTTTGGCATCAGGAATGTGAAGATCTACTTTGATGAATTTCCACTGACTGATGCAGGCGGTAATAGCTATCTGAATGCACTGGATTTATCTGCCATACAAAATATTCAGATCCTGAAAGGCCCTCAAAGCAGCATTTATGGAGCTAATTCGGGAGGAGTTGTATTAATCGCGCCCAATACTATAACGACAGATAGTACCCGGCTTTCATTAAATCTTACAGGTGGTTCATTTGGCTTGTTCCATGAAAATCTCAATCT
The DNA window shown above is from Pedobacter cryoconitis and carries:
- a CDS encoding PQQ-dependent sugar dehydrogenase, whose amino-acid sequence is MKRYLLLLSTVPFMISCNSQTKKNTTKTDTTINDTTTNALNLPVPDTGASKTKFSKVIGWPADKTPVAPAGFTVTRFAGNIKSPRNIYVAPNGDILVVLSNSERNTKEKIANALSGKDKAEVSGSSANTVLLFRDTNKDGKFDLQTTFLSGLDQPYGVLIIGNSFYVANTDGLYVYPYKTGDTKITAKGKKIVELPAGGYNNHWTRNLITNADHSKIYITVGSGSNAGENGMEHEVRRANILEVNPDGTGEKIYAAGLRNPVGVAWAPVTNALWTAVNERDGLGDDLVPDYITSVKPGGFYGWPYSYYGQNEDPRLKGQHPELVKSALIPDLAVGSHTASLGLAFYTAKNFPEKYQNGAFIGQHGSWNRSVLAGYKVAFVPFKNGKPAGKLEDFLTGFIADEAKGEVYGRPVGVAVANDGALLVADDVSGVVWRVAAK
- a CDS encoding isocitrate dehydrogenase (NADP(+)); the encoded protein is MSVQKIKVDQPVVELDGDEMTRIIWKFIKDKLILPYLDLDIKYYDLGIEYRDETNDQVTIDSAEAIKKYGVGIKCATITPDEDRVKEFNLKQMWKSPNGTIRNILDGTVFREPIVMSNVPRLVPNWTAPICIGRHAFGDQYRATDLVTKGKGKLTLTFTPEDGGEVQSFDVYNFKGDGVALAMYNTDESIRGFAHACFNQALIKKWPLYLSTKNTILKKYDGRFKDIFQEIYENDFLAKFKEAGITYEHRLIDDMVASALKWNGNFVWACKNYDGDVQSDTVAQGFGSLGLMTSVLVTPDGKTMEAEAAHGTVTRHYRDHQAGKPTSTNPIASIFAWTRGLEFRGVLDNNQPLINFCHALEQVCIETVESGKMTKDLAVCIHGNKVEHGTHYLYTEEFLAAIDENLQSKLA